A region of the Perca flavescens isolate YP-PL-M2 chromosome 15, PFLA_1.0, whole genome shotgun sequence genome:
GAGACAAAATTGTTCTTTGAAAACAAGAGTAATGAAGCCACTGATTTGTGTGTTACATACTTTAGCACATGCGATATTCTAAACATGTCGTATAGAATGTAAACGAATAACTCCGCCCTGCTGGTCTGTCACAGAGCCGATGCACTTTGTCTGAACAAAAGCAACGTGGGCTTAATCTAAGATTTGGTACTGTAACTGTTATTGAATTAAAAGCCATTTGTACCATATTTTGTGTGCTTTCTAGCTGGCGCATTGTAGGCCAATGTTTTGTTGACAGCCCTAAATATCAGATTCTGATTCCGCTAGCCGGTTGCTTTTCGGCGTACGCCAGGATAAATTATACTGCAGCCTCTGTGTTCCGCCTATTGATTTGATCGTCAAAATGTCAATCACTTTCTGGGCGGAATTTATTTTTAGAGTGCCAAAAACCTCAATTGCATTAATCCAATCTTGTTGAAATAACGATTTATTACTGAGCAAAATGTTAGATTATTTAAGAGTGAAACTggtttaaaacttaaaaaaaaaaaaaaaatattggaaaacGTATCCGGCATGACAGGAAAATAATGGCAATTGGTCCATCGCAGGGTTTCTCTCACTAACAATTGGCGGAGCCGTCTGTCAATCAAAATCTAACCGTCGTCCTCGTGTATTTCTGACCAATCATAGGATTTGTTTTTGAGTTGTAGTGGGCGTGCCTAAACGCGTGTACAATCGAACCGCAGGAACTGTCATCTGTAACAAGCTGGACGGCTGCCGTCAGCTAGGAATGCTAGCCTGTGTTTCGATTGGTAATACCAACACCAGGCTTACACTTCAGGTAATTCCTAAACTTTGAATAATGTTATCCATCTAACAAACTGTTTGATGCTCTGCGTGAATTAGTAATTATGTTACAAGCAGGGTTTGCAACGTTATTGCTTGTTTGACTGCAGTAGCGTTGGCTAGCCAACAACAGCAGCCATGCTAAGTACCACGTTATGTATGGAGACTCTTGTATGCATGTAATACAGTTTATTACAACGAAGTTAACGACAACTGTTAGTATAAATAACATGCTTATTATTAACTATTAACGTTACCACGTTGCACTTCTAAAGTAATGTCAACCTTCTAGTATTATACCAAACCAGTGGTTAGACTACTCACTAGCCTGCCAGGACAGGGTCAATAATATAACTGTGAAATCAGTGTTATGCTGTAAAATTTTAGATTAACATGAAGCTACGGTGAAACGATATTTTGACGTTGAGTATAGATTAAATTATAGttacattcatattttaacATTACAATGACTTGAAGTTGTAAGATACCAAGGAGCGCAAATAAACTTTACCAATTTAGGGCTCTCACTGTTTGATCAGTTATACTTTGTGGCTGATGGGATCTGAGTTTTAGCGTTTCGATGACAATGTAAGGCTGTGAGGGAATATAGAAAAGGGTCCCTCGTCATTTTCATACTCAAGCTATCATGTACAATtcaccttttttgttgttgtgtgtagCTTTCTCTTGCTGTCATCCCTCTGCGCTGCCACACTCCTGATTGTTCAAAATAAATAGATTAGTGGATAACAATTATAAAAATCGAGCAAACATAATATTATAAATTGTATCATGTTTACACATCATAacactgtttttaaaatgttatactCCAGGTCTTAATGTGCGCAAGGCACATGGTTATGGCTTTGACGTATGATTTAAGTATTTGTATGAGGCGATAATGTTAGAGCTGTGCAAATAGAGTGTATTGTCACAAAGCCTTATAATTGCAGGATGTATATGAAATACATTGTTTTGCAAACCTCATTTCTAAAGGCGATGGTGACGTAGTGACAACCAAAGTCCACTTGCATACAGGTTAATAAAACTATCTTATCAATTCAGATGAGCTTAACTGACATATGCTACAATACGTTCTAATTCACTGCATGCAGTAAAGATATATCTTATTTGCCAGTGGTTTTATAGTTGTATTTCTTGTTGCAAAGAATCATTGAGTAATGTTGTTGCTGATAGAAAACAGTTGAACTGCGCAGAGAGTTCAGCTCAGTCGAATCAGGAGCAAGAAGAGGGCAGAAAGCGGAGAGAACGGTCTCGGTTTTATTATGCTCAATTTGATCAGTATTTGCCAATCTAACCGGTCGGACTGATGGTGAAGAGAAAGAAGACGTCGCCTACTAGCGAAGAGCACGAAAATGGGTAAAATTATGTTTGaaataaacactttatttaGAGGTCGAATGCACCGAGGGGTTTCGTTGTCGTTTCTGCAGGGCGCTAAACTGAAAAGCGCTCGCATTTGAATTTAGTTGAAATTCAGCCTAAAATATTGGCCATTTGAGCCGAAAGACACTTGGTAAAACACCGTTGCCACTTACTCAACTATTTTGGTTGTTGAATATAATTTATCTCAAGACGTTAAATGCATATATTTGGTGTTGTTTTGTCGGGACTGGAGAGGGGATTTGAAACAAACAGCGGCGGCCATGTTGAGAGACAGAGAACGTCGTCTTTAGAAGTTAATTTTGCACGCCGCTTTTCTCCTAATGTGACAAATTTTCCCTAAATGTGTTTTGGCAGCATGACACTGGGCTCCAGGGAGGGGATCGGTGTCGATGGGAGGAGGAATCCGTCCAGAAAGCCCGAGGGTTGCGACGAAGAGGAGAGCGGAGAGCAGGCGAGCGAGGAGCGCAGTACAAAGGGAGACGACGGAGTGGAAATTCTTAATCCATCAACCACGGATCTGAGCCCCGGTTCAGCTCCGGTTCTCCCCGCCTCTCCGCCGAACCAAACCGGGCTTGGCTCAACCCAGCATTCCCAGACCTCAGCGGAGCTCGCCCCTCCGTGTCAAGACCAGCATCATTTTCTCCGATCAAGCGTTCGACCTCCGAGCAAACGCATCCGGAAGGATTCAATCGGCTCGACCATTAATGGGCATGGCGGGGCAAAATCGAAAGGTACGGAATATGACCAGCTCATAGAAAAGTGTGTGCATAGGTGGGATTAGCAGGGGGTCTGCCCTCAGCTGTCACTGTGTATactgtttgtagtttgtttatcAGTGGTGGCTAAACTGATGCTGGTTTTGTTGCTGTTCCCTCTGGGCCACTAGCTGGGTTGTACTTGTAAGGAGGAGAGTGGCAGACCAGAACTTAAATTTAATTGAGATCTGActatttccatttaacatttcTTGAAAACGTGCcaatatggctttaaaaacACCGGAGCTGTTATGGCTGTCATTATCAAGTGAGTGTAGACCTCTAAGCATGGAAAAGATAGCAGGACCGGAAAGCAGCATTAAACAGTTGCTCCGCtttgattacattatttttaattttttgtcagcaaatagaaaaaaacagcaggaTCAACAATTTCATTAATCCATTGATTcaaacattttgtgtttttgtcatttttaaataataaaaaaaaatcattatgtACAATGTATCCATAGCCTACATGTCATCACAAACAATAGTGATTATGCAACAACCAACTGAAATGCCTAgtgtttcattttcatttttagcaATTCTAGCTAGAGATAACCTAAGGCTCTCGGGCTTTACTGACTTTTAAACACAACAAAGGATTTGCCTCGTCGATTATTGATCACAAATAATGATAAACACTAAAGATAGATGAGACGATGGGGCAGGAGCAACAATGTCCAGTATGTTTGAAACTTACGCTGATGTGGCTTCTATTCATTTGAAAGCCTGATATTAAAGTGATACATCACCAATCAAAAACCTACATCTTCCTTACTCAAGATTTCTTTTTCTCACACAGATTTAGTGAGGAATTATTACTTGTTTTAGGGTGTATAATAATGCTGCTCTGTTAATGACGGTATCAGATCAGACAAAACATTTACAGTGTATTGATGAGTTTGTGTGCTCTGACAGGTATGATTGGATTCATTTTGTtgttagaaagagagagggactgTGATTGTTTCATCAAATTTAAATTTAGATTGCCAAAGTGTTGACTAGTTGACAGAGGAAGCAACTGAGACATATCAAGGTTAGTACGTGTGACCCACAcagatatttgtatttgtaaatgAACACCCATTTTGGCTGAAAATCTACATTTGCCTTAAAGTAGTGCAGTGCTGCAACAGCAACTGCCTCTGTGCTTGGGTTAGTGCCTCTGGCATTGTGCTTTACGCTGGGGTAAACTCAGCCATTGGAGAGTTGGTTTTGGACCTATGTACTGTAGACCCGGCCGTAGGGACTGATTGCTTTTCCTGTCTCCTTGCCAGACCTGAACCACAGAACGGGAAGCTCTGCAGGTTGTGGGCAGTGTATTGGCAGTGGTTGGCTTTCTGTGCATGCATTTTAACATCTCCCAAACTACTACAATTGTATTTTTCTTTCCATGCCATACAAAACAACCCAGGCAGTCAACTAAAACGTTTGGCTCAATCCTTTTTCATTCTGATAttaaatttgtgttttttcactGAATGTTTCTTGACTGATGGATTTGTGGGCTCTGTGTAACACAGGGGCAGAGAATGGCTCGTCCTCCCAGGGGACAGTGGGACAGTCAGGGCCTGTGTCAGGCTCCACGGGGGGAGTGTCGAAGGCCTCCAAGGGCCAAGGGTCTGCTGAGAAGGAGGAGCAATCTGGTAACCAGAAGAGGGCCCGTCGGCAGTGGGAATCTTGGAGCACAGAGGACAAAAACAGCTTTTTTGAGGGGCTCTACGAGGTAAAGGGTAGAATCAAATAGTTTAAAAATGGGCACTAGTGTATGCAGTGTTGGCATTTATTTTTGACATCTTATACTCACCTCTAACTACTCTGGTTTCCAGCATGGGAAGGATTTTGAGGCTATCCAGAACAACATTGCAATGAAGTATAAGAAAAGAGGCAAGCCAGCCAACATGGTGAAGAACAAGGAGCAGGTTCGCCACTTTTACTACCGGACCTGGCACAAGATCTCTAAACACATTGACTTTGCCAATGGTGAGCTGTCGGGTTGGAGGGTAGAATAGTATTTATTTCTTAGAGTTGGAGCTCCACATATaactttttcatttctttttcaaaatattaTCGTACAACTTATACTACTCATCTTGTCTTACTTATCCTGTTATGTCCATTAGAAATGTCAGTAAAGTTAACATGGCAGTCGTATGTCTTTGAGAGCTGAAAGGGGCTTTTGTTTATATTATACACTCTgtatgttatgatgggaagaCACATTCATTTTGTCTgatcatacatatatatatatgtatgtatgtacagacTTATCCCAAAAcatatgttaaaaaacctcTCCAGATAAGCTTGAGCACCTCttcactacaaaaaaaaacctctgtGTCACTGTCGTGTGTTATCTTTATTTTGCATAAACATGTCTCCTGCCTTGCTAGTTACAGCACTGTTGTGACTTGTGCCACCTTTCCTTCTCAGTGTACTCCAGAGTGCTGAAGAAATCCTCTCAAGAACTGTATGGCCTTATCTGCTATGCCGAGCTCCGCAAAAAAGTTGGAGGGCGTAAGTGAGGCTGCACACGTGTTTGAATGCATgtctttttaaagtgtttttctgCTGTTTCTTTGGGACACAAGGGATGTGATTAAACGCTGCACCCTCCCAGTCATGGGGGACAGCGGCTCCTGAGGGATGATGTGGTAAACagctctgtgttttgttttttgttttagtaatgGATGATAAGAATGTGGCAAAGCTGAACGAACTAATCCAGCAAGGGTAAGTTggtagtaaaataaaaaaacaaacacatttcccACTCATACTGTTTTTAATTACAGGTATTGTGTTTACATACACACATCTGGGATTGTCAAGTATGCAGTTTTGGGATTTAAGTGCTATATCACAACACATACATGCTTTAACCCTCAGTatgagtttttcttttaaaacattgTATGATATGGTATAGTATAATATTACTGCATTGCATTACTGTTTTGTCAAATGTTTTTGGTATTTTGTTTACTACTAGTATGTTCAGCTTATTCTGTGATGTGTAGTATGTGATCCAGCAAAGTTGTCCCTAACATTGAATATTTCATTGCTGTTCTGTCTGTTTGACCAGAGCCACCACCGTGCGCTCCAAAGGGAGGAACTTGCGGATCAAAGCACCCATGTGCCGAGCACTGAAGAAACTTTGTGATCCAGATGGTGAGCGTGTGATGCACAGGCCTCCAACACATacataaaaagtaaacaaacatCAGGGCTGAAAATACAAACCATGGCGATGGTGAGGCACAGGGTTTGTGGTGTTGTGGCAATAACTATGGCAGCGCGTGTGGGCTCGTGGCGTTTCCTTGGTAACTCTGTGGGAGCAAATTGAGGAGCAGGATGGAGATGACTGGTCTGATCGACTGGCATCTGCCCCTCTGTTCAATAACATCCACCCACCAACCTtagataaaacattttatttattcaaggATGGAAAATTAGAATCCCACTGTGCATCTGACAACTTTCTCATGTAGTCAGTGTTTTGCAAAAAATCTTGGCAAAAGGCATTGTACTTGTATGTGCTGTTTCCTCTTCAGTACTACCGAGTTTGGCTACTGTCTTTTTGTAGCCTGGTAATCCAGtatttcccacacatagactaatttGTGGCGGTGCGCCACAGAATCAACACCGACTGTCACATATTGCGTTTCgttattctttttaaaaacacttttttttttttaacgttatttaaaacatgcagtgtattcgttcagctgcatttcctttccctgctctcccgccatctctctgtcactcatgcgtctctctcacatacacacacacacacacacacacaacacagcccctcccctctGTGCACACCGCATCTGTCTCCATAAAAATGAGATCATCCGTGGAAGCATGGCCTATTTGGTGCAGAGTAGATGGCCGGCGAAATCTGTATCGGAGTGGCAATCGGGAGAGTCAGGACTTTTCCCAGTGGGCCGGTAGTGTTTCGAGGCCACGAGGgccggtctgataatagttTAAACGTTGCAAGTTCTTAGCAACACTATCCGACGGCCTGGTGTGTGAGCACTGCCCACTGGTCAAACTGTGTATCCTCTGCTCAACCTGTATGGCAGGCCGCAGCAGCCTcttatttcaatacaaacaTAGGTAACACAAGATACTACAGGTGAAATAAGTTACTTCCTTTTCTCAATTTGGCCGGCTGTGGCATAAGTTAGCTTGGCAGTCTGTTCCAATGCGCTACTTGCATTGGGCTAGTGTGGATCGTGTTGCTctgctgtgtgttgttcattcattcaccgGACGATCTGTTGAAAGCGCGCATACTCTTTCTCAATTCAACTCAATTGCACTGTCAGCTGTATTGTACTGTCATGTAGTACTTCTGTGGTCTTTAGGTTCAGTATTTTGTTGTGCAGTTGTAGAATTTTTTGTGACTTCATACTCTTACAAAATCCCTCTGACTAGGCGCCTGCTCTCGCTTTTCAGAAACACACAACCTTTTCTCCTGAGAGAATTTTTTTTGGTGTTTCTCAATTCAGTCTcactgtgtctttgtgtccctGCAGGAGTGAGTGACGAGGAGGACCAGAAGCCGGTGCGTCTACCCCTGAAGGTGGCAGTGGAGCTCCAACCACGGAGTAACCAGTCCTGGGCCCGCGTTCAGAGTCTAGCCCACAACCCTCGCCTCAGGTTAGACTTGCCTGTTAACTAATGGCTGAGGAGTTAATTACCAACAAACACTTTCAAAAGCATACCATATGACATCACAATAATTTCTTCATATTTAGCTTGAAAGCAGACCTCCGAATTTATTTAATCACCAGAATTAGTTTGCAGCCATATTCTAATTCCCCTGTTGGCGTCTTCAGAATGCTCTGACACCTCACACTTGAGTTGGATAGTTTTTAATAATGTAAGAAAATACAAATTCACAAATATCCACCTTTGCCATTGTTTTCAGGGTCAATTTTCCAACAGCACAGCTCAATAATTCGATGCCTTTTGGCAAATGAATGCCAGTCCATATTTTGTTTGCAACTGAAACACTGCAAGACTATAACATAGGattgccaaaaaaaaactattaaaaaacgTATGTGTGCTTTGGAAAATGGTCAGCAAAAGTCCTAACTATATATGTATAGTATATTGTTAGTTGCCAGGATCAATGGCTAAAGTTAATGTGTATTAGTTTAGAATGAGACCTAAAAGTGCTATACGTGTTAGCCGCATAAAAACTAAAGCCCAATGCTGGTCTGCACCCTGTTACCACAGCAACTATCTCTTTTTGTGTCTTCTCCAACCCAGGATGGTGGTGGAGCTCCACAGGAAAGTCTCCAGCCTCATTGAGTATCTGAAACAGAAGTGGGCGTACCATGACCAGCGGATTGTATCCTTTAAAACAGCATATGATTTGCAACTTTGTAGAGCATTGATTGCATTTCAAAGAATCCATTTAATCAGTTAATGATGGGctaaggctatgttcacactcaAAAAGGTCCTGAgcgcttttttttaaacagcactGCCGTTTTTTTTCCTGTAGCTCAGGGCGTctttttgaatttgaaaaaagtTTAACTTTTCGTAAAAAAATGCCCCACGTCAAGCTCTTTTTTTGACAGCCGACCAATGACAAGCGGAGTCGTTTTCATAATAACAAGAAAAAATGGAGTTGGAGAACAGTAATATGACCGGGTGCTCCCTGTTCAAGGAATGACTGTTGGGGAActctctttgttttatctaacgttagtaTCACTGCTCCCTCTCTGTGTTCGTTTCTAGCTCCCTTCACCGCTTTGTTTtctctaacgttagcaccgctccacatagcgctcttggatactgtagcagtagctgttgttatagcaacaaaagatgCTCTCGGCTGCTTTTTGGAATCAAAATGCTGTCAgcgtcttcttttttttttttgacgtgaTCATGGCCtaattttaaattagtttttttttacatcactcTTTCATACAGTAATGTTATATACAGCTAGCTGCAAATAACACACTACAATATGTTGcacaatacaatatttttattatctttggTCAGTGATATTGCACTGTAAACATGCCTATTTCTTGACACAGTCCTTGACACTGATGTTTCAGCTTAAGAGTCTCATGGAGAGGGAGGCTCTGGAGGGCGGCCAGTCCAACACAGCGTCTCCCAGCAAATCCCAGCAGGATGAGCTCTTTCTTTTCCCCGCCGAGAGCAGTACTTTGACCACACTGCCTGGTGTGGCACGTGTCGTTCACTCCAAGGCCTCCTGCACTGTACACTGGCTAGAAAGTGGCAAGAACCGGCCTAATGCCAAGGAACTGCCAGCTGCTCAGATTCTGGGTATTCACACGGCTCCACCACTTAGGACTAGCACTAAATCTGGAAGGGGAGGCGTAGCTGCTGCTGGAGGTGCTGGCTCTTCAGTGACTGTATTGGGTGATAGTAGACGAACTGAGCCCCTTAATCCTGAGCCTTCACAAGACTGTTCTACAAAGGTAGAGGAGAAGAGACCTCAGTCTGTTTCAGTCCCTGCCTCCTCACAACAGACTGTGGCTCCTAGGGAAGAGGGAATTGGGATAGGGCCCTTTGAAGGGGGAACAACCGGTAGTGGTGTGGAGGCCAGTAGTGGTTTAGCAGTGACCAAAAGCATGGACAACTTGTGTAGTGGTACAGAAAGCTCAGCTGAGCAGTGCAAAGAGGAGCTGAACACCATCACCTCTTCCCCAGAGGGCAACCAGACTCCCCCAGCCAAACCTTCAGTGACTGGCTCAGAGGAGGGAATGTTGCAGGGATCTGCACCAGCAGCCAAAGAACGGGCTGTTGAGCAGATCAGAGGGGAGGGCTGGAGCGCCCGTGACGCAGAGAACGTCACCCTGGCTGAGCTCTACCTGATGTTTGGGAAGCCTGGCAAGCTGCAGCTGGAGTATGAGTGGCAGCCCATTGCAGCTCCTTTCAACAACCAAGAAAACGGACAAGCCTCGTCACAGCTCAAGCCCAACAGGACACACCGCGTTTTGCGCTGCCTGCTCAAGCTGGTTGCCACCGAGGTCAATCCTAAACCTTTGGTACGGATTAACTGTTTCTCACAATGTTGCTGCTGGTTGCCAGATACccattttatctttttatttgtgaACACAACTTTTGAAAGTCATGATTATTTGTGCAGACTTGTTACAAATTAGaagtttaacattttaaacttGGGCAAAAAGATTTCAATTAATTTGCGCAGCCCAAGAGAATGCATGGATGCATATTCCTGGATGTGGATTCATAAAATTGCATTGCTAAGTGAATTAATCCACAACAAAAGGTTCAACACACGTAAGTGTAATGTTGTATTTGTACAATGTCGGCTGAAAGTTAGCACTGGGAATGCAATGTGAATTATTTTGTGGCACGTGTAAACTCTAGTTAAAGCATTACATGTAAATGAGCAGATTGTGTCAACAATGTGTCTTCTTCTCCAGGCTCCAGAGCTATGCTCCACAGCTACATCACCACTTAAGACCCATCAAGAGGAGCAAAACCAGGCCCTCACACCTCCAGGGAAGGGTCCCATAGCAGGTGTCCGCAGCCCCAGCTTTGGCCGGCAGCAGGGGTCTATCCGAGGGGCCCGGTTACACCTGCCAAATACTGGAGTCTCAGGTATTTGTGGGTCTCTCACACATACTCTAAAGCCTCTACTACAGGCACTAAATGTGCATTCAATTCAGTGTAGCTGAATCCCATAAAGATTGTAGCTGCGGTTTTCAGCACAGTAGCTACTCTGTTTTTGCATAAACAAAATCTTGTTTGGGtttaaattaatttgaaatcaATAGGATGTCAAAGAATGGTTATGATGCTTTATGATAAATCATATCTACTCCCAATTTAGCTGTGTTTGTTGACCCATGTAAGTCTGCCGATATTACTGATGTGTTTATCAATTTTGCTTGACAATGAGAAGTTATTATGTAGTGCAACTCCTTCCTGTCTAACTGTAGTGCAACTCCTTCCTGCTTCATAGGGGATTGTTTGAATACTTATTTTGTGTACTGTACTTGTACGCTGTGTGTGCGCAAAGAATCTCTGGATGCTGTTCAATGGCTTTATACATTATTCTCAAATAATTGTCCCTCCTCACGTACTTTACATATCTTGCGTGTTCCTCCCCTCTGCAGGTGGACGCAACCTGCCCCGCTCTCTGCTGGGGTCGACGGCGGGCAGCGACGGAGAAAGCGGTGTGTTTGCAGTACCCACCACACTGCCCCCCAACAGCTCACGGCACAACAGAATGTTTTCCCCCAATAAGGAAGCTGAGCTAGCCCTCAAACAGCAGCTCGACTCTATCAGTGTAAGACAGAGCAacgcattcttttttttacaccagTTGTACAAAGACTAAATTGGTACACCGTCCACAGGAATATGCACAaatgttaatatgtattttttatttatttttatttatttttttacagcagtCAGATCTTTTTTCAAGACAGAGAAAACCTCGAAACCGACAACTTCGGAAACCACTTGTAGTTCAGGTAAGAGAAGAACGGAAGGGTGTTTTATCTATTCTGGAGTATCGCAGTGAACACCAACACGCCTCTGTCGCTCTGGACAGTAGTATAAACTGTCCTTTTGTAATTGCCCTGAACACAAATGCTGCCCATTATAGGGCTGCGATAAAGACTATGGAGTTAACAAAGTTCCTACAGGTGTGGAACAAGTAATACAAAACATCACAGTTAAGGCTTGAGAGTCTGTAACATGTACAAACTCCACAGTCCACATAGTCTGCTACGGTGGGGTTTGGATCGGGTTAAATGCTAACTTATGGGGTTAGGGAATTGGTTGAATActtgtactgtaaatgtatatAGGGCTTCTTTGGGCTATGCTATAAACTGCATTTAGTTCAGTTGCTTCTGTGTCGTCCACAGCGAACACTCCTACCCCGAACTACAGGAGATACTCCTCAGCATGTCTGCTCCTTCTCTATCCTCTCCAACTCGTCTGCCACAGGTACTCTTCTGTTCTACAGTACAATTTGTTGTGAAAATATAGAAATGTTTTAGATTGTACTTTTCCCCACTCCCTATAGCGTAATGTAAAACCGTTACCTGGTACGCTACGTCATCAGCGTTCTTGAAACTAGGTCCTTGAAAGTAGGTCCTTGAATAGGCTTATTTATGTGTAACACTCATACACTCGGCTAATGTGCTCTTTGTAcataattaaatgtaatttctcTTTTTCAACAACAGCCCTGGTAATCTCTCGCTCTCTAACTTCCTGTTTCTTCCCTCAGGAACTGGATCTTTCCGGCCAATCCACACTCGCCTGGCTCCTTCCTCCCGCCCCCTCCTGTCCAAAGCTTCCACTGCAGCGTCCAGCTCTGCAGCGGCCAGCCAGCTCTCAAGTATGTACagctttcattatttcatctatttttctgtttgattcaaatttgttctttttttctagATGGAGTATAATTGACATTATACTGTTgaagtttaatttattttttttacatgtgtcCTTCACTAACTGGGCTCAACAAAACAGGAAGCAACAAAATTAAACCACTTAAAGAGAGTTCTACATTTTGAAAACTAAAGTAACTCTACATTACCAGTCATTtggctgatttatattttgtataccTTTTGTTCGGCCATCTCATAGAGTCGTaagccatttttgtttttacatataAACTCCAGACTATGTCCGAGGAATCAGGTCCACGTAGCCCATCCAGGTCTTCAGCCTTGGATGTTTGTTTCTTCCGGTTTTGTGCGAGCAGCATGAAACTTCACACACAACCACTCGCTTGCTGTGCACATTCAACGCAATTGAAGGAGATTACACAGATTTTATACTAGATATTTCTACTCCCACATGATCTCTGTCAATATggttttaaataattattttttgtgctggagtaaaatgacaaaaagaacACTCTTCCAGCTACTCTCTCCAAGAGGAACAACttgcttttttcatgcttttcaattttgtatgttgttaattgttgaagttaaaaaatgttGGTCCATCTCCACATGCTCAGTTACTGTTAATACTTATCAGGTGTGTGCTGATCCCTTGTGTTTCCAAACTGTTATTCCTCTTTCAGGTGCCATTGACCTGGCAGCGAAGTCTGCAGGTATCATCCCTGGCAGTCCCTGTCGGGAGCTAAATTCTCCCGCTGTTAATAACAGCACCCTGCTCGCCACCACACCCATTGTTGATGCTGAACCAGACTCTCAACTCCTCCAGCACAATGTCCCAGAGGTCAGcagcacacactcacatacacaaactGGGAGCTTTGCTTCACTTGGTGTCTGCACTATACCTTCTTCTTCGGTTTTTATGTCTCCTCACCTCCACGTTAATGCTAAATGGCTATTCAGTATCTCAGTAGTTATTTGTAAATTAGCAAAGCTAGTTTCTGCTTACATACCACTAGatcaaatttaattttaatgagTGATGGATTCAGTGGTTATCATGCCCGGTCACTGAACACCACATCAATGCTGGTTGAACGTGGGACTGAATATTTGCGGTTCAACATGAATGCAGGTCACATCTTGGTAGAGTATACAGTAGAACCTACAAGGCTGCGGCATTTAAAAGgaaactatgcagttttttttagcttaattaaccttaactgaacagcttcggagtcactGGAATGGTTATGTGACTTgttttcgagttgaatggtggtcgtctcgctccaccttagcgcctgtgagcggaaaaatcaccc
Encoded here:
- the cramp1 gene encoding protein cramped-like isoform X1, with the protein product MVKRKKTSPTSEEHENGMTLGSREGIGVDGRRNPSRKPEGCDEEESGEQASEERSTKGDDGVEILNPSTTDLSPGSAPVLPASPPNQTGLGSTQHSQTSAELAPPCQDQHHFLRSSVRPPSKRIRKDSIGSTINGHGGAKSKGAENGSSSQGTVGQSGPVSGSTGGVSKASKGQGSAEKEEQSGNQKRARRQWESWSTEDKNSFFEGLYEHGKDFEAIQNNIAMKYKKRGKPANMVKNKEQVRHFYYRTWHKISKHIDFANVYSRVLKKSSQELYGLICYAELRKKVGGLMDDKNVAKLNELIQQGATTVRSKGRNLRIKAPMCRALKKLCDPDGVSDEEDQKPVRLPLKVAVELQPRSNQSWARVQSLAHNPRLRMVVELHRKVSSLIEYLKQKWAYHDQRILKSLMEREALEGGQSNTASPSKSQQDELFLFPAESSTLTTLPGVARVVHSKASCTVHWLESGKNRPNAKELPAAQILGIHTAPPLRTSTKSGRGGVAAAGGAGSSVTVLGDSRRTEPLNPEPSQDCSTKVEEKRPQSVSVPASSQQTVAPREEGIGIGPFEGGTTGSGVEASSGLAVTKSMDNLCSGTESSAEQCKEELNTITSSPEGNQTPPAKPSVTGSEEGMLQGSAPAAKERAVEQIRGEGWSARDAENVTLAELYLMFGKPGKLQLEYEWQPIAAPFNNQENGQASSQLKPNRTHRVLRCLLKLVATEVNPKPLAPELCSTATSPLKTHQEEQNQALTPPGKGPIAGVRSPSFGRQQGSIRGARLHLPNTGVSGGRNLPRSLLGSTAGSDGESGVFAVPTTLPPNSSRHNRMFSPNKEAELALKQQLDSISQSDLFSRQRKPRNRQLRKPLVVQRTLLPRTTGDTPQHVCSFSILSNSSATGTGSFRPIHTRLAPSSRPLLSKASTAASSSAAASQLSSAIDLAAKSAGIIPGSPCRELNSPAVNNSTLLATTPIVDAEPDSQLLQHNVPENGQPPTSPEVTGGGDSLLSPPSVASLLDISLPGPPEEALAPGEPQTHISDSIIELAINSAHYGEEAALSPAKLSNNDGSKLLASSPSVSPSRGWIPSPSHDPQWYPSDSSDSTLGCLLSSMVSPDKGKRNTLTPSGPSSGTALLGPSLLDCNSHDSFQSRGIPDVAEMDSQLACMMSESSVDYIARFNDLAQELAVTEPSIPPP